One stretch of Abyssibacter profundi DNA includes these proteins:
- a CDS encoding TonB-dependent receptor, protein MNIQAKALLVACLLAATPATAEQLELEPVDVTHTPEPDPTSQDTDTLEQGASNDTLGSYLDDLPNVDSASYGEAVGRPVVRGMSGYRIKILQNDHEVSDLSAMSQDHAVAVAPQASERIELLKGPASLLYAAQAGGVVRISDALDDLFSKPGLHTELSGDLRAEPSSAGATAHLHYANNRWAAHLGGLSRDSDPYESGDGQVVRDSDLSTQQAQLGFGWRVGDRTEVQFGATGLTKDYGIPNSTAEQTRIELQREDYRGSFRYLPDSLWLSSAQLSVHGSDYLHDETEDGRQDGLFGQQVLGSTLELEWWAGSWTGDTRLGVSRSKLRVCHEHGGCDDFRDAVRTGGPLGESIAQSVQDTGLPYSHGHPMPDTEDEGLQISTVVHRMVSADHALSLGSHLQWRTLTPDPDNIQEQWVHPESLDPDHYRRQSDQALSLSVGLGKQVSGNALLWDVSVSYLERFPSADELYWNGFHHATDTYIFGNVDLDKERSVNLDVELVLKHDEHRAQLSSFYYRFDDYIFQDQGFAADGSPLVDPFHLSEVWFTRQTDARFYGASLRYENHLDVHRGWPVTLWAQVDALSATTAGGEHLPRTAPTNGALGVVYDTPRWLASATVKRVLRSDNLAPNEDETEGYTWLSARLQRNWTLQDQAWQLWIMGENLLDADARNHLSVLKDTAPLPGRQVIAGIKWAY, encoded by the coding sequence ATGAATATTCAAGCCAAGGCGCTGCTTGTCGCCTGCCTGCTGGCGGCCACGCCCGCAACCGCGGAGCAGCTGGAGCTGGAGCCGGTAGACGTCACGCATACACCGGAACCCGACCCGACATCCCAGGACACCGACACCCTCGAACAAGGGGCCAGCAACGACACGTTGGGTAGTTACCTGGACGACCTGCCCAATGTCGACTCCGCCAGTTATGGAGAAGCCGTCGGGCGGCCAGTGGTCCGCGGGATGAGTGGCTACCGGATCAAGATTCTGCAGAATGATCACGAAGTCAGCGACTTGTCGGCGATGAGCCAGGACCACGCCGTTGCGGTTGCCCCGCAGGCCTCCGAGCGCATCGAACTACTCAAGGGACCGGCATCCCTGCTCTACGCCGCCCAGGCCGGCGGCGTTGTGCGGATTAGCGATGCACTGGACGACCTGTTCTCCAAGCCCGGCCTCCATACCGAGTTGTCGGGCGACCTGCGGGCCGAACCGTCGAGCGCGGGGGCGACGGCCCACCTGCATTACGCCAATAACCGATGGGCCGCGCACCTCGGTGGTTTAAGCCGGGACTCCGATCCCTACGAATCAGGCGACGGGCAGGTTGTTCGAGATTCTGACCTCAGCACCCAGCAAGCCCAGCTCGGCTTCGGCTGGCGTGTCGGCGATCGCACCGAAGTTCAGTTCGGCGCCACCGGATTGACCAAGGACTATGGCATTCCAAACAGCACCGCAGAGCAAACGCGTATTGAGTTGCAACGAGAGGACTACAGGGGCTCATTCCGCTATCTGCCTGACTCGCTCTGGCTCAGCTCGGCGCAGCTCAGCGTACATGGCAGCGACTACCTGCATGATGAGACCGAGGACGGCCGTCAGGACGGCCTGTTCGGACAACAGGTGCTAGGCAGCACGCTCGAACTGGAATGGTGGGCGGGCAGCTGGACCGGCGACACCCGACTCGGCGTCAGCAGGAGCAAGTTGCGCGTCTGCCATGAGCACGGTGGCTGCGACGACTTTCGCGATGCGGTCCGCACTGGCGGCCCGCTGGGTGAGTCCATCGCCCAATCTGTCCAGGACACGGGGCTGCCTTACAGCCACGGCCATCCCATGCCGGATACCGAAGACGAAGGGCTGCAAATCTCGACCGTTGTTCACCGCATGGTCAGCGCGGACCACGCGCTCAGCCTCGGCTCACATCTGCAATGGCGCACGCTGACGCCCGATCCTGACAACATTCAGGAACAGTGGGTCCACCCAGAATCGCTGGACCCCGACCACTACCGTCGGCAGTCGGACCAGGCGCTGAGCCTTTCCGTTGGCCTGGGCAAGCAGGTCAGTGGAAATGCGTTGCTATGGGACGTGAGCGTCAGCTATCTCGAACGTTTCCCCAGCGCAGATGAGCTGTACTGGAACGGGTTTCATCACGCGACCGACACCTACATCTTCGGCAACGTCGATCTGGACAAGGAGCGTAGCGTCAACCTGGATGTCGAGTTGGTGCTCAAACACGATGAACACCGGGCGCAGCTCTCCAGCTTCTACTACCGATTCGACGATTACATTTTCCAGGATCAGGGATTCGCAGCCGACGGCTCGCCGCTGGTGGATCCATTCCACCTCAGCGAAGTGTGGTTCACGCGACAAACAGACGCTCGGTTCTACGGCGCGTCCCTCCGCTATGAGAACCATCTCGACGTTCACCGAGGCTGGCCCGTCACGCTCTGGGCACAGGTCGATGCCTTGTCCGCAACAACGGCCGGCGGCGAGCATCTACCGCGCACAGCGCCCACGAATGGCGCGCTCGGCGTGGTTTACGACACGCCGCGCTGGCTGGCGTCCGCCACGGTCAAGCGCGTGCTGCGGTCGGACAATCTGGCACCCAACGAAGATGAGACCGAGGGCTACACTTGGTTATCTGCCAGGCTGCAACGCAACTGGACACTCCAGGACCAGGCGTGGCAGCTCTGGATCATGGGCGAGAACCTGCTGGATGCTGACGCCCGAAACCACCTGTCTGTGCTCAAGGACACCGCCCCCCTGCCCGGCAGGCAGGTCATCGCGGGCATCAAATGGGCGTACTAG
- a CDS encoding YtoQ family protein, producing the protein MEWNVYLSGEIHTDWREQIIAGAEDLPVNFASAVTDHAASDAAGDLLRQPESGYWRDHQSARVNAIRTKTLIEQCDIAVVRFGDKYKQWNAAFDAGYCAALDKPYITLHDESLIHALKEVDAAAMAWAETPKQVVELLRYVTTKA; encoded by the coding sequence ATGGAATGGAATGTCTATCTCTCCGGTGAAATCCACACCGACTGGCGCGAGCAGATCATTGCCGGCGCCGAGGATTTGCCGGTGAATTTCGCCTCTGCCGTCACCGACCACGCGGCGAGTGATGCCGCGGGTGACTTGCTGCGTCAGCCCGAGTCCGGCTACTGGCGTGATCACCAGTCGGCGCGGGTCAATGCCATTCGCACCAAGACCTTGATCGAGCAGTGCGATATCGCCGTTGTGCGTTTTGGTGACAAGTACAAGCAGTGGAACGCGGCGTTCGATGCCGGCTACTGCGCGGCATTGGACAAGCCTTACATCACACTGCACGACGAGTCGCTCATCCATGCGCTGAAGGAAGTTGATGCGGCTGCCATGGCCTGGGCCGAGACGCCAAAGCAGGTGGTTGAACTGCTGCGCTACGTCACCACCAAGGCCTGA